One region of Drosophila subobscura isolate 14011-0131.10 chromosome J, UCBerk_Dsub_1.0, whole genome shotgun sequence genomic DNA includes:
- the LOC117893663 gene encoding uncharacterized protein LOC117893663 yields the protein MAIPFYENEHASASAAAPSDITATASAGDQVDGPPSLDSSGFDQVDYEGPPPAAPASAATSEPPPSAEEQLLAWKILALTMCKVLKQFCQQHKQANGKASKLTATVQIQPQTQ from the coding sequence ATGGCCATTCCCTTCTATGAGAACGAACACGCGTCGGCATCGGCCGCGGCGCCTAGTGACAttactgccacagccagcgctGGCGACCAAGTGGATGGACCGCCGTCCCTCGATTCGTCCGGATTCGACCAGGTGGACTACGAAGGACCTCCGCCGGCGGCGCCAGCGTCAGCGGCAACAAGTGAGCCGCCACCCAGCgccgaggagcagctgcttgcCTGGAAAATACTCGCCCTGACCATGTGCAAGGTTCTCAAGCAGTTctgccagcagcacaaacagGCAAACGGGAAAGCCAGCAAGTTGACGGCCACCGTCCAGATCCAGCCACAGACGCAGTAA
- the LOC117893892 gene encoding uncharacterized protein LOC117893892 — MFSLSGATGLDVIVVVTYNIFLYWVAPSMKKPVLQLSKWQSISKAIWQSIPHCIQEIISQIPYVENWIQVVQPPVRGLDYLHPKFVDIFWSINLAINILMVLAAVIQSQWKHHYKCLRNLLFIIFGLWIILGFILLLLVLCPYIFPTEALLQAQLNNDLTKFLICSLGMSFVCGVLMSKSLKLNPNRRKSRPLSTWRRPLKSLGRC; from the exons atgttttcgctTTCTGGTGCTACTGGGCTTGATGTCATCGTTGTTGTCACTTAcaatatttttctatattGGGTGGCACCGTCTATGAAAA AGCCCGTCCTTCAGCTGAGTAAATGGCAGAGCATATCGAAAGCCATCTGGCAAAGCATACCGCACTGCATACAAGAGATCATCTCTCAGATTCCCTATGTTGAAAACTGGATCCAAGTCGTGCAGCCGCCAGTCCGAGGACTAGACTATCTGCACCCCAAATTTGTGGACATCTTTTGGAGCATAAACCTGGCCATAAACATACTGATGGTGCTCGCAGCAGTAATACAATCGCAATGGAAACACCATTACAAATGTCTACGCAATCTGCtatttataatatttggtCTATGGATCATTTTGGGCTTCATTCTATTGCTGTTGGTTTTATGCCCATACATTTTTCCGACCGAAGCACTTTTGCAAGCACAACTGAACAATGATCTCACCAAGTTCTTGATATGCAGCCTGGGCATGAGCTTTGTCTGCGGCGTACTCATGAGCAAGTCTCTGAAACTGAATCCTAACCGCCGCAAGTCGAGACCTTTGAGTACATGGCGCCGACCTTTAAAGTCGCTTGGTCGCTGctaa